Part of the Pseudomonadota bacterium genome is shown below.
TCCGTGCGACCTGAGTAGATGGAGCCGACGATGAGATCGTCTACCCCGTCGCCGTTGACGTCACCGATGAAGTCAGCCGAACGGCCGAAGCGGTCGCGGGTGCGTTCATCATCGGGGTGGAGCGCGATGCCGAGAGTGCCGTCCCCGCCCAGCAGGTCCCCCAAGCGGAAATCGGGGTCGATGGGCTGACCGCCGTAGACGACGTAGACACGACCGTCCGAGCGAGCCTCCGTCTTCCACGCGGCGATGACCAGGTCGTCTACGCCGTCGGCGTTGAAGTCGCCGTCACCGCCGACGAAGATGCCGACGTTGCGATCGGTTTCATCGCCGAGAAACTTGACCCCATCCACGTCCGCTGCGGGCAGCGGCTGGACCATGACACTTACCAATGCGATAGCCAGGAGTTGGACGTACCTTCCCCGTGGCGCTTCCCTGCGCATGTCGCCCCCCTTGAGCGTGCTGGCGATCCTCTCCCTGAGTGAGCGACGCGGAGCAAGCTAAGGTAGGACCCCGATGTCGCTTTACGAAGACAGCGTAGTGCAATTCGCGTCTTCGTTCAACGACAACTCAAGCCTATGGAATTCTTAGGCCGACCCGCGTGTGACGCACCTGCCGTGCGATAGGGGCACAGCGTCAGGCACGCATCCGCCCCTCTCGGTCGCGGCGTCGGAGGACAACGCCGCTCGGACTGTCACAACAGTGTCAGGCGGTCCGTCTTATTCAAGCTGATCACCTTGTCGAACGGCACGCTGGCCTCCTCCCGGTGACCGATCGCCGGCAAGGTGGCGATCGCGCTTAGCAGCACATCCAGCTGTCGTTCCGAAACATCGAGAAACGTGAAAACGATGCCCTCGCGATCCGCGTACTTGCGGATTCGCTGGAAGGCGACTTTCACGTACTCCAGCTCCACATCCGGCCCACTGGCCGAGGATAGCGTCAGCCTGATGAACGTGCCGCGACCATCGTCAGGGAACAGGTTTGCCAAGTCCTTCTCATCCAAGCACTCGCCAAGGTAGAGGCAGCCACCGCGAACGTTTAGGACGATGTAGCCGCACTTGACGGGATGCCAAGCGTAAGGGTTCGCCGTGTCGGCGATGACCTCGCATTTAGCGATCACCCGTTGGCCACTCAGTTGACGTTTGTCGGACGTCCGATTAACCGTTGCCATGACTGCCCAGGCCTCGCGATCTTCCTCCCGCGCACGCGGTGTGCGTCGCCGCTCCCGCGTAAGTGGTGGGAGGGCGTGTTCGGATGAGCCGACGCTGTCGCCGCTCGCCCCCTTCTCGTGCTTATCGTCAATTGACGCGGGAACTTCAGCGACCGGAGGGCGTAGCTATGACACCGTTCACACTCGAACCCTCTGAGGGCGTCGTGCGGCGCGAGCCAAACTGCGACGGGGGCGGCAGCGGCAAGCGGCCGAGCCCCAGGGTTCTCCCTAGCGCCTCACCCACGCATCCGCCTCTATCTCGACCTTGTAACCGATCCCCACCAAGCGTGCCTCCACCAAGGTGTTGGCTGGGCAGATACTTCCGAAGCGCAGGCCGTGGGCACGCGCTACGGGCTCCCAGTCGGCGATATCGTTGACGAACACCCGCGTGCGCACGACGTCCTCCAGGCGTCCCCCTAGGGCGCTGATCGCTGCCTCGATCTTGTCGATGACAAAGTGCGTCTGAGCCGCCGGATCACCGCCGCCAATGAGGCGCTCGCCGTGCGTCGCTGTGGTGCCCGAGACGCTAATCTGAGCGCCCTCCCGCACGGCACGGCAGTAGCCGGCCAGGGGCTCCCACGGGGTACCGCTGAAGACCCTCACGCGACCATCCTCGCCGCGCCTGGGAGCAATCGACGGCGGGATGGTGTTGAAATGATCGCTCAGGTCACCCGCAGCGGTAAGATAAGGAGCCTTACGGTACTCATCGCCACAGTCCCCAGGCACGGGGTCTAGGGTCGCCAGCACGCTGTCCATCACGGCGTGGTCTTGGGCATCGAGACTGCAGCGGAAAATGGCTAAGTTCTCCTCCACGTGGCTCTTACCATTCAAGCGCGCGCCCATGATCACACCGCCCACAGCGGGTTGGTCAAGCATGTAGCGACTCGCCACCACGGGCATGCTCACACCATGTCGGCGGGCGACCTGCGCCACGGCGCTCAGCACGCGCTGAAATGGCGCCCAGCCGCCCACCGCATCGATGAAGCGTTTGTACTTCATCTGCGACCAAGTGCTTAGCGATTGTGGCTCCGGAGCGTCAACCCACGCTTCGCTGAGCAGGCCTCCGGCGAGCGTGCCGTAGGCCAACAGCTTGACCCCGAACTCCTCACACAAGGCGGTCATGGAACCGCCAGCCCGACGATCTAGCAAGGAGTAGCTGAGCTGGTTGCTCACGATGGGGATGCCACTGCTCAGGGCGATGCGCAGATGGGCCGTATCGAAGTTGGTCACCCCAAGGTGGCGGATCAGACCCTCTGCGCGCAGCTCGTCCAGGAAGAAGAGCGCGTCGAGCCACGACGGATCTGGGTAGTGCCAGGCGTGAAACTGCAGCAGATCCACGCGCTCGCCTTGCATACGCTGCAATGCGCGATCTACCGCCTCGCGCACGGCATTCCGCGACACCGGCCCGGGGGCGGGAACCCATTTGGTGAGCAGCTGCGCCTCGCCGCCACGGGCATGCTGGCGGCGGAAGGTGCCGGCGATCACCTCAGCGGAGCCGTAGTGATCCGCCATGTCGAAGGTTGTGAAGCCAGCCTCCACGTACGGCGCCATCGCCTGTGCCGTTGCGACCGCATCAAGCGCGACCGCCCGCTCGCTGTCAGCAATCTGCCACAGGCCGTTCAGCACCCGGGCAATCCTCAATCCGGGCGCCAGCTGAATCGTCTCGACGAGTCCTGTCATTGCAGTTCCTTTCTACCCCTGCGGCAACTCGGTAAACCGGGCCTGCCAAGGTTCACCCCGGCGCACGCAGCGCTGCCGCGCCAAGGCGTAGCTAGCGGTACCTAACCCCATCACCAACAGCCACACCCAGGTGGAGCGGAAGTACCACGCTTCCGCGTCAGCGGTGAGGTCCTTGGCGATGTGAATGACGAGAAATGCGCCTAGGAGCGCGACGCCGGCGACGCCGACGATCCGTTGCACGGTGCGATTCGGCAACGCCACCACTTCGGCTGCCAGGGAGGGATTGACGTGCGGCAGGGTGAGCAGCGTCACACACATGAGCAGGAAGTTCACCAACATCGCAGTGACCATGATGTCGATGCCGAGAAAGAAGTCCCCCGCAAAATGGCTGCCGAGCGCACCGATGCTCGCCATCAACCCGCTGACGACGAGGGCCCGATGCGGGGTATGCAGGCGATCGTGCACGCGGGCGACGGCGCGCGGGAAGATCCCATCCTCTGCCCAAGCGAACACCAACCTGGAAACGGACAGCAACATGGCGGGCAAGTCGTTGATCAAGGCCACCGCGGCACCGGTGAGAATCGCCACGCCGAGGCCTGCGGGCAGCAGGTAGGCGAGCAACCCTGGCGCGGAGATGTCCTTGGTCGCAGCCTCCTCAGCCACGAACCACCAGGGCACTGCGTGGTACACGGCCGCGGTGAATGCAAAGTAGAAGGCCCCCACGACGGTGATCGTCAGCAGGATGGCGAGGGGCAGGGTGCGCGCTGGCGCACGAGCTTCCCCTCCCGCCTGGGCGATGGCATCGAAGCCGATGAAGCTCGAGAACATCAGCGCCGCGGCGGACAGAAACACGGGCCATCGCCAATCGGCAG
Proteins encoded:
- a CDS encoding aldo/keto reductase, with product MTGLVETIQLAPGLRIARVLNGLWQIADSERAVALDAVATAQAMAPYVEAGFTTFDMADHYGSAEVIAGTFRRQHARGGEAQLLTKWVPAPGPVSRNAVREAVDRALQRMQGERVDLLQFHAWHYPDPSWLDALFFLDELRAEGLIRHLGVTNFDTAHLRIALSSGIPIVSNQLSYSLLDRRAGGSMTALCEEFGVKLLAYGTLAGGLLSEAWVDAPEPQSLSTWSQMKYKRFIDAVGGWAPFQRVLSAVAQVARRHGVSMPVVASRYMLDQPAVGGVIMGARLNGKSHVEENLAIFRCSLDAQDHAVMDSVLATLDPVPGDCGDEYRKAPYLTAAGDLSDHFNTIPPSIAPRRGEDGRVRVFSGTPWEPLAGYCRAVREGAQISVSGTTATHGERLIGGGDPAAQTHFVIDKIEAAISALGGRLEDVVRTRVFVNDIADWEPVARAHGLRFGSICPANTLVEARLVGIGYKVEIEADAWVRR
- a CDS encoding APC family permease, whose protein sequence is MLERRLGLLGLTATGICAMLGASINVVPFMVHRSVPGIGPYVLPAFMLAAAPALVAALAYGALASAMPRAGGSYLYASRGLNPYLGFIASFSQWFGLSIVIGVIAYVIVPFLRDIAVASGAGALAAALEVGPVRVGLALVLIWGFVTINVLGLRAYSRTLIGMMGLMFVLGAIVIVAGVSFDHGDFAAAVLAQEARTVGGAPSADWRWPVFLSAAALMFSSFIGFDAIAQAGGEARAPARTLPLAILLTITVVGAFYFAFTAAVYHAVPWWFVAEEAATKDISAPGLLAYLLPAGLGVAILTGAAVALINDLPAMLLSVSRLVFAWAEDGIFPRAVARVHDRLHTPHRALVVSGLMASIGALGSHFAGDFFLGIDIMVTAMLVNFLLMCVTLLTLPHVNPSLAAEVVALPNRTVQRIVGVAGVALLGAFLVIHIAKDLTADAEAWYFRSTWVWLLVMGLGTASYALARQRCVRRGEPWQARFTELPQG